tcaatctaaCGGGacaggagattcacatcatggatgtgcatctgacaaatctgcagcaactgtgtgatgttgtcatgtcaatatggaccaaaatctctgaagAATATTTCTAATACCTTTTTGAATCTATGCCAAGGCAAAAGGGGTCCAACCCAGTACTGGCAAGGTGTACCTagtaaagtggccagtgagtttAGATAATAactatacccccccccccacccccacagacacacacaaacacaaacacaagtgaAATGCATAAGTATGAACGATTTTTATGTCTGTAAccaaatatttaaacagaaatcaTGAGGCAGAAATTACAATGTAGTGTCAAACTATTAACtggtgttttaattatttttttatacaaagaatGCTAAATATTAACAATCACAAAGTTGTGTATTATTTAGGTTATGTAATAATGTATAGTATCTGTGGTCCCTAATACAGCTCAGCAGGTGGcagaaatgcacaaagttttgcaGACGGTCCTTAAAAGAGAGAGCGAGAAGCATTGCCAACTTCCAAATCAGACGTCTGAAAAAGTgtcaaacatatatattttagcaCATATTTTATACTGGATTACATAATTCCTTTTTTCCCTTAAATATAGTCATTGTGTGTTTTCTAGAGGCTGACATTTTTTGAGCCGTTGTCTGCATGTTTATATCCAAGCATCTTCAAATGTGAAGGTTTCTTCACGGCGGACTGAAAGGTTTAGAAGATGTTGTTTTATTATGCCTTAATCTTGTTGTCTTTGTTGTCATCTAGCGTTTTCACTTCTCCTTTTTGCTTCATGGAAACAGATATAACTTTACACATAAGCGATATGCCACAACAATCTAACTTAAGCCAGGAAGTTTGCTAGCGCTACAAGTGTCTGAGAACTGCATTAGGTGTGAAGAAGACTGGCCCGTCGGCCTGTACAGGGTGCAGATGAAGACGTATCTCTCAGATAACTACAGTGAGGACATTTGTGATATGCAacgtttattatttatttattttaattggatgCTAACACACATGCTCCTGTTTCAGTGCTCCTCGACTAGCGCTCCATCTAGTGGCAGCCACAGACACTGCAGCTTAATTAGCATCCATTGACCTTCTGCAAGACCCAAAGTGGCTCAATCTTCCTCATTTCATATCACAGGTCTCAAATCAAAGGATTCCCCTTATGGTGGCCCCTGCGTTTTGGCTATCAAAACTCGGTGGGCTGCGCTGAAGCCGGGTAGGAGGTTTGActgcacatacatgtgtgtgcgTGAGATAACGCGTCTCAAGTCCTATCAAGCTCATCTATTTTTACACGTGGCCTCTCTCAGATGCAGAGTGGTTTGCGAGATGAGAAGAGACCCAGACCTGCAGAGCCATTGTGACCAGTTGACCAGGTTGCTATTGGCAATGCTCCATTACAGTTTAACTGTTGCCCCAAGCCTGTCAAACCGCAACGGGTGCACATATCTCGCTCTGAAAGCCTCTCTGCATGCGGTTCCACAGGTGCTGATGGAGGCCTAATGAAGGGTCTGTCGATGGCCAGGACCTGGTGTCAAATGGTAGCAGTGAACTCAAATCAATCAGAACGCAGTGGATATATTTAATTGCACGAAAAGACAAAACTGCAGGTTGCATATCGTGAACACACGCATGTGGCCTTCTTGAGAGCCGAGAATGGTATTGTAGTCACTGTGTGTTATATTTCTATTTGAGTACTCGAGTAGCTTGCTATTTGAGTGCAcaacatggaataaaaaaaaaggttttattttggcAGGTATGTACACTTTACCAGTCTATAAAGGTTGGACACTTTTGGTGCTCCTTGAAATTAGTTGTGCAGACAAATAAATGGTGCATATATGTCATTTTCTTTACAAAACTGCAATTTTAATTCAAAAGCATCCCAGAATGCACCTTAAGCTCAGTTGCTTGAGAATGAACAGAGCGTGCAGTAATAAAACCTAAAAAGGTATTTGACTTCATGCAAGTTCAAATataagatattattatttttattgatacaGTATATtgcctttaaatatatttttaaattaaaagactTAATGTATCACACATTTATGGCCTATGcaacttttaaacattttgttttatagatGTTATGAGAAAAGCTGAAAAGGTTCTCAATTACTcttagaggtcaaaggtcaaaagaTACCGTTTCAACGATTTGGATTAGTaacatttgttcatgttttctgaGTCGCTTATTCTCGCCTAGGCTGCATTCAttgaatcaaaaatacaggagaaaaaaaacagtaatattttgaaataccaGGCCTAGAACGTTTTTCATTTGaaaagatttcaaatgtaattcatttacgaagctgaattttcaacgtcataactccagtcttcagtgtcgcatgatccttcagaaatcattcagatatgctgatttgctgctcaagaaacattatcattattaatgttaaaaacagctgtgctgcttaatattttagtggaaaatcTTACacaatagaacagcatttatttgaaacagaagtcATTTGTAATACGTCTTCAGTGTGGCTGAATGacagtattcatttcttaaaaagcTTTCAGAAGCTGTAATATTACCCAGCACTGTATTGAATTCATCACAAAAACATCTATACAGGACGCCTTTCTTGCAAAATGCCGCAGCTCTTACTTGAAGAAGTCAAAGTCTCACCATTACCATTTCCTAGGCCTTTCTATCCATCCTTGACACCCTAAACAACGATTTGTTTACGATTTTAACAATCCCTTATGAGTTTTAACTAGATACAACAGGCGGGCAGATAACGTCAACGCATCAGCGCTCCAAAAACCCAACATCTAATGTAAAATATCAGCTAAATCATGTGTTCTGGGAAGTGAGTAGGTGGCCTCGAATGAGGTTTTTTGGGGTATACCCCTGTCTGCCGCTCTGCAGTCGCTGCTTTAGTTTCTGTTCCGACGAACGAGTCAAAAACGGGAGAGGGGCTAGTTAAAATGAGGTCGTTGTGAGGAGAAAACACTGACGACTCAGAGACAGGAAGTGGTTTGAATTCACTTGAGAAAGAAACAGGGGTGATTGGAGTTACTgtacagacagacaaacaacgCAGCTCAACTGTATGCAAAAGGTGAGGCCTGAAAGTTCAAACTTCGATGCGCACCAGCTGTGGTGAGCTTTCATCTACATTCACATGGGCCATCCAACCATACCTGAGAAATCTGCTGTTTAAtctacatttttaacaaatatattagaaTTGATTACCTTGTGTTGGCGCATTGAGGGGGCTGTGTGCGGTAACCAACACGGTACATCTGAACTACAGGTTATGTCCCACGTTAAAACAGTTCTGTGGAGCTTTGAGGTGGCGTTATGAGTCACCGAGTATCAGAAGAAGacgaaaaaaaaatcacagagggATCCAACTGCTATTCGATGATTCACCGGTAAACACCAACAGGTATGCCACCCCACCGACACTCTTCGCGACCACCGCCACCCCAAGCCTGAGATATGATCCAACACCTGTTGAACACCAACaacatcttgtgtgtttttagtGAACCATACATTGCCCATTTTTATCTTGCAGACACAgtcttaaaatgtcaaatgtgGCCAAATCTTTAGAGCTCTGTAACCACAGGTGATGCACGGCATGAGGTGAAGGCAACAACATCGCATTCATCAGATTATATTTTCCTCCATTATGCATTTAACAGTCAAGATTTTTgcttattatttacttttttttttttcttcttgtttgtgGTTGGCAGTGGAACTGCCACAAGTCGAACTTCAGTAGGTTTGTGTAACCCGTGTGCAAGCTACGCACCTGTGATATGTTTCACAGCGACACAGATTTAGTCATAATCTAGAGCACGCAAACAATTTCTGCGAAAATTGGAAGGACAGTCCCAGACGACATGCATGAACCCTGCAAAAACCTGTTTTTTCATGCAAGTCATAGTAATCTATTCTTTTTAGCCAGAGTTGAGAGTCTGTTTTACACAATCTAATCATAACTATCTTCAGTTCTGTTGTTTACTGAGCTTCAACTTCTTATAATTGGTTGAATGACATACTAGCGCTTTCCGAAGTATTTGGTTTACTAGGAAATGATGAATAAGTACATTCAATTATGCTGTTTTACACACGTTCAAAGTTTAGTACAATTTAAAGcagaatgtaataaataaaaagcatatgCCTATACTAGCATACACTGTTTAAATTATGGCTGAAATAAGCCCAATGTGAACATACAACCGCACTGATAGGCCTCAGTGCTGTATGTTTGGCCGGTCTACATAATGTGCTAGCTTTGGTTGAAGTGTGGGATTGTTATATCACAGGGCATCcatgacattaaaaataaatgtataaataaaatttaaataaaaaaaaaaatgttgtgaacGAGTAATGGTGTGTGAaattcaataaacaaaaatgtttcaatAATGGTTTAGAACTAAGATGAAGAAATAACGCCATGGATAACTACTGGACCGAAGACAATGcatgaacaaaaatgaaaacaaatcatcaAGAAGCTGAGTGTGCCGACAattatttcttttattcattcttttaaaagtagaacacacaaaaaaatgtgagTCATAACCCAAACCACTGGTTTGAGATACTTGTTTGCAAGTCTCCGCCTCCATATCTAAGGAAGGAAGATGTGGTCCTCACCTACTACAGCTCCTTTCATGCAATAGGCATGTGTGTGCAGATGAAATGTGCCACCTTGACTGTCATTGGTTGACAGAGGTTGTCTGCATGCTTCCAGCCAAAGAGGGTTAGTTTTAAGCCGATGTCCTTTAATCCATCTTTACTTTCTAGCATCATTCCTGTGACAGCACCGTAAGGTAAGGTGAAGCTGTTTTCTCTTGATACGGTTCTCCTCAGTTACGACTTTGCAAAGTAGTACTTATACATAACGCTTAGTGTTCTGTatgcaaactttaaaatactgaatTCATTAAATGCAACTCGTGCCGTTGTTTAAGTCCGGATTGATAGGCAGTTGTCATATTCACCAAACGTATTGTTTATGtagaaaagaaaaagtcataAAACGAATAGCCACCATTTGAtgttgagtcagtttggcagaTATGCAATGGTTTCAAATGACAGACATAATTTTCGTCTTGCTTTAAGCAAATCAAGATCTTGTTGGTTAACCTCTTAAAATGATCTTATCGATCTATGCATTAGATCCAGTCAAACAACACCATGATTAAGTGAGCATATTGTTATCATAAAAACATTACTTTGCGCATTTAAAATTAGGATTTGCCCAGTACGTTTCCTTGTTAGGCTGGTAAGCTTCTCACATCTATATTTACCCTCATTCAGACAGGAAACTGCACTATGAACGCTAATAAGTGGTAATGAATTTAACTCGCATTTAATAGTGCAGACGTGTTCtttcacaaaagaagaaaaatcctGAGCTTTCGCATCATTCTTCTTAAATTCTGATAGCACCAGTACAGCAAAACCAACAATCATGCCGTTCTCAAGCCTAAAAGTGATGCTGGTTTTAATCAAGGTATTGGTTTGGCCTACTGATCAAGCTCTTTGTCTTTTTTCCAGAACAATGAGTGCCACGAGAAGCCCCGAGCATCTAGCAGACGCTTGTCTCCCGTCCTCCACCGGCGAGCTCTTGACAAGCAAAGACGACCCTGGAGATCTGAGAAGGCTTCTGCCACTCACCGGCTCATCTGTACTGGCACGACGACTGTTCCACCTCCAGTCATACCGCAACCCACTCATGCCCAACAGACGACGCAAACGAGAGATGACTCCCACTGAGAAAAAGGATGCCTCGTATTGGGTGAAACGGAAGAAGAACAACGAGGCCGCCAAGCGTTCCAGAGAAAAGCGACGACTCAACGACTTCATGCTGGAGGGGCAACTAATGGCTCTAAGCGAGGAGAACGCCCAGCTCAGGGCCGAGGTGCTGAGTTTGCAGTATCACATGGGGATCGGGCGAGGTCTGGATGCCAGTCATCCCATGGTGCCCTTCCACTATCCTGTTGCGTCCCATCTCAAGCCTTCCCTGTGGGGTTTGCCTACCAGTAATGCTCCAGAAGCTCCAGAGCCGTACCAATCTTGGCATGGCTCATCTCCGTTCATCTCACCCCTGAGGGTGCCTCCTAAAAGTGCCAACTTACCTTCACAGATTAGCCATTTGGACAACAGTGCTGACCCAGTAGAGGCAGACACAGCATCCCACCCACAGGTCTCTTCCAGCAACGACCCACCAAGCCACCCACAACTGTTTCCGGCCCAGAGAGCATCTGCGGCCTCAACACCCCCTCCTCAACTCCTGCCTGGGCTGAGCCAGTCTGCCACCCAGCACAGCAACCAGATGCTTCCTTGGGGCTCGTCGTCTTTGCGTCCATCTCCCCTTCATCCCAACTGGCCGCTGTCCTTCCCTCTGTCGCTACGAGACACAGACGGATCTCGTAATGGCGTACGGTCCCTGTGGAACTTCAACAGCAGGTACAGCATGCTGTCTGCGGAGATCTCGGGACAGCTCAGAAGAATCTTTTGCTCGGAGAACTCTTAATCAGCAATGACGCTGCCTGAACAGTTATTCATTGTGGTAATAACCTGCTAAAAGGGATTGTCCACCCGAAAACAAACTGTAGActtactcatgttgttccaaacatgtaagactttcattcatctgTAGGGCACAAATATTTAGGAAAATGTCTTAGTGATTTTGTCCATACGGTGAAAGTTACAGCCGGTTTTGGATCCTATTTTGGACCCAATTGATCACTGTATAGACGCTGAAGAAAGAATGTGAAAGAcatgggtgaactatttctttaaggtaTTAGCTGTGCTTAATGTAGTGATGTGCAAGTCAATCTTTACATACAGCGTATAAAATGATAGCTAAACCATGACTTGGATAATATCAAAATGTTTATTCTGCAAATATGTGGccacttgaaataaaaaaattgttattcaTTTTACTCTCATTTTCCCTTATTTGCTTATTTCATATAAACCTGACTCAAGTTTGGGAATCTATACACTGTATATTCTCACAGGCACATCACTGATTGTTTCATGGAAACGGTTATTAGTATAGTATTCAGTTTGCTTGTGTGAAATACTGGTTCTAACTCAGTACGACATCGAAAACAACCTTTTACCAAAACTGCTTTGAGTACGTAATGTTCCATGTAAAGAAAAAAACgtttaataagaataagaaaaaaaaaaaagatgtggctgctgcaacacacacacaacgtaacaacaaaactaaaaacGGTTTCATATGCTTCATAGTATTTTGTCCATAGAATGTGTAATGAAAACACCTGCGCTAGTGATTGTGTAGATGTATTCTTCAATCGTTCCCTAATAATATATGGGGTATTTGTAAAGTGAATTATTAAAGTGCTCATGATTAAATATGAAACATGATCGCATGAAGATGGTTTCAGGCTGGGGTAAATTTGTCTGATATCTGATTGAACTCTGGCTTGTCAAACCACATGTTCACACTTATGGTGTGTGGATGTACATGTAGTCGAGTGTGTGAAGTAGAATATAGACAAATTTAGAGGTGTAAATAGACCAGTTCAGCTCAACAGCACCAAAGGCTATAGAATTTAATTGCTTAATAATTcattctcttttttatttatttacgatAATTGAAACTGGTTTAAGAAAAATCAATGATATAGATGTTATTTAACAATGTAAAGATATTTGGGGTACCATTTGGGGTTCCTCAGATGGATACAGGCCAAAACTGTTGGAGAACCTTTAagcgccattttttttttcaaacgcaAACACGACGTTCATGTGGTTAAGGAAAAAGTGAATTCTTGAAAGCCCTCTATCGTCTACAATCGCTAATTAAGGTTTAACTTGTAATAAGTGTGGGCTTTATACTAATGAATCGATACGAAGCGTCGTACAAAAAGTTTTAAATCGTTAATTTCCGTATTTCAGTAGCCTATGCATTTTCTTACCTGCACTATGACCGTCTTGACCggtaaaatgaacatttattcagTTAATTAGAGTTGAAGAAACTTAACACTGATTACGTACCTTCTACTAAAAATCAGATGGATATAATGTTGACGGGTATTATAATAACCAGTAGGTGGCGCGCTGTCCTTGATAATAAGGCTACACATTAAAAAAACGCACACGAGTCACAATCCCTTCACATTAGCCATCTGACAAAGCTAATATATGTATTATGTTCTAGTTACGCGaggaaataaagtattttttattgtgcTGTTATATATGTGGTAACATAACAAAAATGCCAAGCCAAGCAGAAAAACATAATTATGACATTCATGTAATTATTGACCTGAAAGGAGTAGCTAGCAATAACGTGACAGTATTCATAGCTGGTGTGACCAATATTAAGTGCTTAAGAATCTGTCATTGAGAAATGCGTATCAATTGGTAATGAGTGCCAATTTGGAAGGCGCTCAAGGATTTTAGGATCTTTCCAAAGCAGCACAGACTTTTGTGATTCCTTAAACTTCAATTTAAAGCCTTTGCAACTTTAGTTAATGGTTGAATATGAAGCTGAACAACAGGGACCCCAATCAAAGATGAATGCAGACTAGTAACTGGCCATCAGAAATGCTTATCGGAACAATCAATAAGAGTGGTTTTCCAtatctgaccttttttttttcataaatgcacACCCACCCACTGATACACGTATGTGAGGGCCATGTGGGCCATGGTGTAGTGGAGACATAAGCTTTGTGTTAAAAGAAGTAGACACAGACAGGGGCTTGTGGGCTGATCTCATAAAGAGGCGAACTAGCAGCCTCTAACTTTTAATCACACTTCACACCAAAGAGAAGCCACGAGTCAGAGAGGAGAGCGTTTAATCAGCGCTGCGAGGAAGGTGAGACACTCAGGTCACACACAGACAAGACAAGTGTTTGAAGTTTAGAGAGTCTGCTGGTTCCAGTAATGAGGAGCATCCTTGGAGATGTCAACGCTGGGTGACCCAACAAGGCTTCTGGAACTGTGAGAAGCTGCGAAGGTAAGAAACGGGGGCTTTTGTGTGTCCACCAGCGGTCAGCTTTTAACACAGTTATGAAAAGgtgatgtaatgataaaaaataagcaGACTTCCTTTGACTTCCTTTTGAAATTTTGAGATGTCACACCATCAAGCAAAATAAGAAAACACTGCACAAACATCTTGCGATCTTAAAAGCTTTCTTGCattaattttgcattaaataaaacaaaattttaacaCATCAGGCTATGCAGACGTTCGTAGTTTGAGGTGCAAATGCTTCATGTCGCTTGAACACGGTAGACGGTGTGCAAAACTAAATGTAACTAAAACTCATTTCAAATGTAACCTTTGGTTTACTGCTATAGCGATGATCAGATTTCCCAATGTCAGAATGAAACAAGGATATTATATAATTCAGTACACATATCAAGCTGTCTGATTTAAGGTTAATTTGGTCAACTTTGCATATATAACCCTTTTAATAGTGTTGCATATATTTTgtgtaacattttataattaaagcAGCTGTATTTGGCCTTATTGTCTTGCAAACGTGCATATCAGATTAGACTGCATTTGATTTGTTTCAAATagcatttttaaatctaaaattctATGCAGACCTTCCAAATATTGAGAATTTCATCTTTTGAAAGCTTCAAGAGGTGAGTGAAGGATCTTGCAAAGGCTGGTAAATGTGGGTAATTTT
This DNA window, taken from Carassius auratus strain Wakin chromosome 22, ASM336829v1, whole genome shotgun sequence, encodes the following:
- the si:dkey-172o19.2 gene encoding nuclear factor interleukin-3-regulated protein — protein: MSATRSPEHLADACLPSSTGELLTSKDDPGDLRRLLPLTGSSVLARRLFHLQSYRNPLMPNRRRKREMTPTEKKDASYWVKRKKNNEAAKRSREKRRLNDFMLEGQLMALSEENAQLRAEVLSLQYHMGIGRGLDASHPMVPFHYPVASHLKPSLWGLPTSNAPEAPEPYQSWHGSSPFISPLRVPPKSANLPSQISHLDNSADPVEADTASHPQVSSSNDPPSHPQLFPAQRASAASTPPPQLLPGLSQSATQHSNQMLPWGSSSLRPSPLHPNWPLSFPLSLRDTDGSRNGVRSLWNFNSRYSMLSAEISGQLRRIFCSENS